Proteins from a genomic interval of Rhodococcoides fascians A25f:
- a CDS encoding MDR family MFS transporter produces the protein MSHRQILEALTGLLAALFTALLSTTIVSTALPTIIGDLKGSQTAYAWVITTALLANAASTPIWGKLADLFNKKVLVQSAIVIFVAGSLIAGFAHNVPLLLAARVVQGIGMGGLTALVIAIIGTIVSPRDRGRYSGYTGAVMAVSMSGGPILGGVIVDSPLGWRWCFFVCVPLAVIALGLLQKTLHIKTVRKDNVSIDWLGALLLTAGVSVLLVWVSFAGKADYYDWISRETAYLVGGGVLLLVLTIIVEARHKSPIIPLKIVTERTTGLAIVASIAVGVGLFGATTFLGQYFQTARGYTPTEAGLLSIPLVFGMLVASVGSGQLITKFGKWKPFIVTGSVLLVVGFLLLGTIDHATSLVTVGIFITIVGLGTGMLMQNLVLAVQNTVSVQNVGAASSTVAFFRTFGGAIGVSVLGSLLATRVAEKSASGLAQLGVDSSASGGGSLDLTSLPAPILSVIRTAYGDATGRIFMIAGFVAIVTLIAVIFIPNRPLRQTIDIASTPATGPVDESKDQFAEIPSFGATQEYVSTDYETEYEADRRIESRRIEGRHEAQPGQRPFEGLSTDARDRLLALLLPEPKDTLAALDEAETIRAEVVALQQELDAKMIDFDAVCERLRRLGLSEEQIARVLGDNHIPDSRNHYANAGLNGHSVN, from the coding sequence ATGTCGCATCGCCAGATCCTCGAAGCCCTCACCGGTCTGCTGGCCGCGCTGTTCACCGCGCTGCTGAGCACCACCATCGTTTCGACCGCACTCCCGACCATCATCGGTGACCTGAAGGGCTCGCAGACCGCGTACGCCTGGGTCATCACCACCGCACTGCTGGCCAACGCCGCGTCGACGCCCATCTGGGGCAAGCTCGCCGACCTGTTCAACAAGAAGGTCCTGGTTCAGAGCGCGATCGTCATCTTCGTCGCCGGCTCGCTGATCGCCGGCTTCGCGCACAACGTTCCGCTGCTGCTCGCCGCGCGTGTGGTGCAGGGCATCGGCATGGGCGGTTTGACGGCACTCGTCATCGCCATCATCGGCACCATCGTCTCCCCGCGTGATCGCGGTCGCTACTCGGGTTACACCGGCGCTGTCATGGCCGTGTCGATGTCCGGTGGCCCCATCCTGGGCGGCGTCATCGTGGACAGCCCCCTCGGCTGGCGCTGGTGCTTCTTCGTCTGCGTGCCGCTCGCTGTCATCGCCCTCGGCCTGCTGCAGAAGACACTGCACATCAAGACCGTCCGCAAGGACAACGTCTCCATCGACTGGCTCGGCGCACTGCTGCTGACCGCAGGCGTTTCCGTTCTCCTCGTGTGGGTTTCGTTCGCAGGCAAGGCGGACTACTACGACTGGATCTCCCGTGAGACCGCATACCTGGTCGGCGGCGGAGTTCTGCTGCTCGTCCTGACGATCATCGTCGAGGCTCGGCACAAGTCGCCGATCATCCCGCTCAAGATCGTCACCGAGCGCACCACCGGCCTGGCCATCGTCGCGTCCATCGCCGTCGGTGTCGGCCTCTTCGGAGCCACCACCTTCCTCGGCCAGTACTTCCAGACCGCTCGCGGCTACACCCCCACCGAAGCCGGATTGCTCTCGATCCCACTGGTGTTCGGCATGCTCGTCGCCTCCGTCGGCTCGGGTCAGCTCATCACCAAGTTCGGAAAGTGGAAGCCGTTCATCGTCACCGGTTCCGTTCTGCTGGTCGTCGGATTCCTGCTCCTGGGCACGATCGATCACGCCACCAGCCTGGTCACTGTCGGCATCTTCATCACCATCGTCGGCCTGGGTACCGGCATGTTGATGCAGAATCTCGTTCTCGCAGTGCAGAACACGGTCAGCGTGCAGAACGTCGGTGCAGCATCGTCGACGGTTGCCTTCTTCCGTACCTTCGGCGGCGCGATCGGCGTCTCGGTTCTCGGCTCCCTGCTGGCTACCCGAGTGGCCGAGAAGTCGGCGTCCGGTCTGGCTCAGCTCGGCGTGGACAGCTCGGCCAGCGGCGGCGGATCACTCGATCTGACGTCACTGCCCGCACCGATCCTCAGCGTCATCCGCACCGCCTACGGTGATGCGACCGGACGCATCTTCATGATCGCCGGCTTCGTTGCGATCGTCACGCTGATCGCAGTGATCTTCATTCCGAATCGTCCACTGCGCCAGACGATCGACATTGCCTCGACTCCCGCAACAGGACCGGTGGACGAGTCGAAGGATCAGTTCGCCGAGATCCCGTCCTTCGGTGCAACTCAGGAGTACGTCTCGACCGACTACGAGACAGAGTACGAAGCCGATCGACGCATCGAGAGTCGCCGCATCGAGGGTCGGCACGAGGCCCAGCCGGGGCAGCGCCCCTTCGAGGGTCTGAGCACCGACGCACGTGATCGACTGCTCGCCCTGCTGTTGCCCGAGCCCAAGGACACGTTGGCCGCACTCGACGAGGCCGAGACCATTCGCGCCGAAGTTGTTGCACTGCAACAGGAACTCGATGCGAAGATGATCGACTTCGACGCAGTGTGCGAGCGGCTTCGCCGCCTCGGACTCAGCGAGGAGCAGATCGCTCGGGTGTTGGGAGACAACCACATTCCCGACAGCCGCAATCACTACGCGAATGCCGGACTGAACGGCCACAGCGTCAACTAG
- a CDS encoding MarR family winged helix-turn-helix transcriptional regulator: MAVQSTTAESLVEEVFLFGRTLKRAVTTGVEDSPLPQALTGVLAILATEGECRQTDLASRLCVSQSALSRQIADLVDLGYIDRHPDPDDRRASRVCVSDEGQARLKQIWDRRARRLAEMLSEWSETEALDALDSIRKLNDTFTEDAHAQHQDVARIELIAR; the protein is encoded by the coding sequence ATGGCAGTTCAATCCACGACGGCGGAGTCGCTGGTCGAAGAGGTTTTCCTCTTCGGGCGCACGCTGAAGCGGGCCGTGACCACCGGAGTCGAGGATTCACCGTTGCCGCAGGCGCTGACCGGAGTTCTGGCCATCCTGGCGACCGAAGGTGAATGCAGACAGACCGACCTCGCCAGCAGGCTCTGCGTCAGCCAGTCCGCCCTCAGCCGGCAGATCGCGGACCTCGTCGACCTCGGCTACATCGATCGGCATCCCGATCCGGACGACCGAAGGGCGTCCCGGGTCTGCGTGTCGGACGAAGGTCAGGCTCGACTGAAACAGATTTGGGACAGGCGAGCACGACGCCTGGCAGAGATGTTGAGCGAGTGGAGTGAAACCGAGGCACTCGATGCCCTCGATTCCATCCGCAAGCTCAACGACACGTTCACCGAAGACGCCCACGCCCAGCACCAGGACGTGGCCCGCATTGAATTGATTGCGAGATAA
- a CDS encoding ABC transporter ATP-binding protein, translating to MSAITIEHLGLRYHDGTVGVEGIDLDIADGEFVALVGPSGSGKTTLLRTVAGFLTPTAGSISIGPDVVASKHVSTPPEARKLGMVFQQHALWPHRTVGRNVSYPLELAKVSKSERTKKVADVLELVGLPGLEKRDPATLSGGQRQRVALARALVSSPRALLLDEALSALDEPLRDRLRLELRALTRAAGLTVVHVTHDRTEALALADRVVVLDQGTIAQVGTPEDVVRAPKSAFVARFLSDATLVDGTVSQGTFTSGSLTLASDGTGPGTLAVLPTDIDIVSDGDISGTVTSSLFGRDASDVLVRSGDVGFRCSVRGPRPQVGETVALTVRRSFFYVH from the coding sequence ATGTCTGCCATCACGATCGAACATCTCGGCCTCCGTTACCACGACGGCACGGTCGGCGTGGAGGGAATCGATCTCGACATCGCCGACGGAGAGTTCGTCGCACTCGTCGGACCGTCGGGCTCGGGGAAGACCACGCTGCTGCGCACTGTCGCCGGCTTCCTCACGCCGACCGCCGGTTCCATCTCCATCGGCCCGGATGTTGTGGCAAGCAAACACGTTTCGACGCCTCCCGAGGCTCGCAAGCTCGGGATGGTGTTCCAGCAGCATGCACTGTGGCCGCACCGCACCGTCGGCCGAAACGTCTCCTACCCGCTCGAATTGGCCAAGGTATCCAAATCGGAGCGTACGAAGAAGGTAGCCGACGTGCTCGAGCTCGTCGGGCTGCCGGGGCTCGAGAAGCGGGACCCGGCAACTCTCTCCGGTGGCCAGCGGCAACGCGTCGCGCTCGCTCGCGCTCTGGTCTCGTCGCCGCGGGCGCTGCTCTTGGACGAGGCACTCTCGGCGCTGGACGAGCCTCTACGCGATCGCCTTCGCCTCGAGCTTCGGGCGCTGACGCGCGCAGCAGGATTGACCGTCGTACATGTGACGCACGATCGCACCGAGGCCCTTGCCCTCGCAGACCGGGTGGTCGTCCTCGATCAGGGCACCATCGCGCAGGTCGGTACACCCGAGGACGTGGTGCGTGCCCCGAAGTCGGCGTTCGTCGCCCGCTTCCTGTCCGACGCCACCCTCGTCGACGGCACCGTCTCGCAGGGGACTTTCACCTCCGGCTCCCTCACACTGGCATCCGACGGCACCGGACCCGGGACACTCGCGGTCCTGCCGACCGACATCGATATCGTGTCCGACGGCGACATCAGTGGCACCGTGACCTCCTCGCTGTTCGGACGTGATGCCAGTGATGTGCTGGTGCGCAGCGGCGACGTCGGCTTCCGCTGCTCGGTACGCGGGCCGCGCCCGCAGGTGGGTGAGACCGTCGCGCTGACCGTCCGGCGGTCGTTCTTCTACGTGCACTAG
- a CDS encoding ABC transporter permease yields MPSPRSTIFLADRVTWVRACLWLAVLALIGAPLAAVVSIGLGGNHIQELLDGGIASAAANSVVSAGLSAAAAVAIATIMALVLDRTDLPGRSVLRLILLSPLLIPPFVGAIAWTGLLGPSGMINSFWSETFGGGPLWNIYGGDGVIFLLTVHSYPLAYLIISAALRRVPGDLEQAARIAGASPFRAMRDVTLPLLRPALLASLTLTAVSNLADFGIPALIGLPERYVTLSTMVYRYIQSGTVDRPLEVVSTIGIGLLAFAVVAVAIDRILGRRSIQLDGAVTAPQSLPLGRSRIPAGVAVWILGLALTVLPILALATQALLPAPGVPLTWGNLTLQSIESAVTAPGTLVGIQNSVTLALGAALVCGFLGLAIGVLTTRTRSRDNVGLDLAAMLPQAIPGLVIAVGWLIIGRYTGLFDTKWVILCAYVMAFLAIVVQAVRAPLSSTPTALEEVARSSGASHLRSLRDVPWKMAIPAAVTGGVLVALTAVRELTMSVLLVAPGTQTLGVSIFNLQQAGDYNAASALSLLVALVGFAGLGLVASTRAGRPQVRRR; encoded by the coding sequence ATGCCGTCGCCACGTTCAACGATCTTCTTGGCTGACCGCGTCACCTGGGTACGCGCCTGCCTGTGGCTGGCCGTCCTGGCTCTGATCGGCGCACCGTTGGCCGCCGTTGTCTCGATCGGTCTGGGTGGCAACCACATTCAGGAGCTGCTCGACGGAGGAATCGCCTCGGCTGCGGCCAACAGTGTCGTATCTGCAGGTCTGTCGGCGGCAGCGGCGGTGGCGATCGCGACCATCATGGCCCTCGTTCTCGATCGCACCGATCTGCCCGGTCGCTCGGTACTACGTCTGATTCTGCTCAGCCCGTTGCTGATTCCGCCGTTCGTCGGCGCGATCGCGTGGACGGGACTGCTGGGCCCGAGCGGAATGATCAACTCGTTCTGGAGCGAGACGTTCGGCGGCGGACCGCTGTGGAACATCTACGGCGGTGACGGCGTGATCTTCCTGCTGACCGTGCACTCGTATCCGCTTGCGTACCTGATCATCTCGGCAGCGCTGCGACGAGTACCGGGCGATCTGGAACAGGCGGCTCGCATTGCCGGAGCATCACCGTTCCGGGCCATGCGCGACGTGACGCTGCCACTGCTGCGCCCGGCCCTGCTGGCATCACTGACGTTGACGGCCGTATCCAATCTTGCGGATTTCGGCATTCCGGCCCTGATCGGATTGCCCGAGCGCTACGTCACGCTCTCGACCATGGTGTACCGATACATCCAGTCGGGCACCGTCGATCGACCGCTCGAAGTGGTCTCGACCATCGGCATCGGACTCCTCGCATTCGCCGTGGTCGCAGTCGCGATCGATCGCATTCTCGGCCGTCGATCGATTCAGTTGGACGGCGCAGTCACGGCCCCACAGTCACTTCCGCTGGGCCGCAGTCGAATTCCGGCAGGCGTCGCTGTATGGATCCTTGGGCTGGCCCTGACGGTGCTGCCGATCCTGGCGCTGGCAACTCAGGCATTGTTGCCGGCCCCCGGCGTACCGCTCACCTGGGGAAATCTCACGCTGCAGAGTATCGAAAGTGCCGTCACTGCACCGGGAACCCTGGTGGGCATTCAGAATTCGGTGACGCTGGCCCTCGGGGCGGCTCTCGTCTGCGGATTCCTCGGCTTGGCCATCGGCGTGCTCACCACCCGCACCCGATCCCGCGACAACGTCGGCCTCGACCTGGCTGCCATGCTGCCGCAGGCAATTCCCGGCCTGGTCATCGCCGTCGGTTGGTTGATCATCGGACGCTACACCGGACTGTTCGACACCAAGTGGGTCATCCTGTGCGCCTACGTCATGGCGTTCCTCGCGATCGTCGTCCAAGCCGTCCGCGCGCCACTGAGTTCCACGCCGACGGCCCTCGAAGAAGTCGCGAGATCCTCCGGCGCATCCCATCTTCGGTCGCTGCGGGACGTGCCGTGGAAGATGGCGATCCCCGCCGCAGTCACCGGTGGGGTACTCGTCGCCCTCACTGCAGTGCGGGAGCTGACCATGTCGGTGCTTCTCGTCGCTCCGGGCACACAGACCCTCGGCGTGTCCATATTCAACCTGCAGCAGGCCGGCGACTACAACGCCGCCTCTGCACTGTCCCTACTCGTCGCGCTCGTCGGATTCGCTGGTCTGGGCCTGGTCGCCTCCACCCGAGCCGGACGCCCGCAAGTCCGACGCCGATAA
- a CDS encoding ABC transporter substrate-binding protein produces the protein MNIVSRVAAGGILGLAAALTLASCSEPAAPESSGGTSGTLTVYTSEPQAKIDALNAEFTAENPGIDVQVFRAGTGDLNARIASERQTGSIGADVLLAADAPTFEKYKADDLLLQYTPADVDALDPNVVDPDGYYVGTRIIPTVIAYNTGAVSQPPTSWKELADPRYKGQITLPNPDVSGAAAFNTAVWLGQEDLGLPWLTDLVANEPVVAESNGPVAQAVAAGTQPVGIVVDYLVRELAEKGSPIAASYPTDGVPYISEPAGIFKDSANQEAAQKYVDFLVSKRGQEIAVEQQYLPVRSDVGTPEGAPALDDIALLNPDLDTITASQPDAVATFNDLLG, from the coding sequence GTGAACATCGTTTCTCGCGTCGCCGCCGGTGGAATCCTCGGTCTCGCAGCCGCTCTCACCCTTGCCTCCTGCTCCGAACCGGCGGCCCCCGAAAGCAGCGGCGGTACGAGCGGCACGCTAACGGTGTACACCTCGGAGCCGCAGGCCAAGATCGATGCTCTCAACGCCGAGTTCACCGCCGAGAATCCGGGCATCGACGTGCAGGTGTTCCGCGCGGGCACCGGCGATCTCAATGCCCGCATCGCCTCCGAACGGCAGACCGGTTCCATCGGTGCCGACGTACTACTCGCCGCAGACGCTCCGACGTTCGAGAAGTACAAGGCCGACGACCTGCTGCTGCAGTACACCCCGGCCGACGTCGATGCGCTCGATCCCAACGTCGTCGATCCCGACGGCTACTACGTGGGCACCCGCATCATCCCGACGGTCATCGCGTACAACACCGGGGCCGTCTCGCAGCCTCCGACGTCGTGGAAAGAACTGGCCGATCCGCGGTACAAGGGCCAGATCACGCTGCCCAATCCCGACGTGTCCGGCGCGGCAGCGTTCAACACCGCGGTGTGGCTCGGCCAGGAAGACCTCGGGCTTCCGTGGCTCACAGACCTCGTTGCCAACGAGCCCGTGGTCGCCGAGAGCAACGGTCCCGTCGCTCAGGCGGTCGCGGCAGGCACCCAGCCGGTCGGGATCGTCGTCGACTACCTGGTGCGCGAGCTGGCCGAGAAGGGCTCGCCCATCGCGGCGTCGTACCCCACCGACGGTGTCCCGTACATCTCCGAGCCGGCCGGCATCTTCAAGGACTCGGCCAACCAGGAGGCTGCACAGAAGTACGTGGACTTCCTGGTCAGCAAGCGCGGTCAGGAGATCGCCGTCGAGCAGCAGTACCTGCCGGTCCGGTCCGACGTCGGCACGCCCGAGGGCGCGCCTGCTCTCGACGACATCGCACTGCTGAACCCGGACCTCGACACCATCACCGCCTCGCAGCCCGATGCCGTCGCCACGTTCAACGATCTTCTTGGCTGA
- a CDS encoding VOC family protein — protein MDVVRAMPLLTVTDLDATLDAYVQVTGMEVVMNHGWIATLAPAGDSSAQLSLITTDPTGPVNPSASIEVDDVDSAYRAAVDADLEIVYEITNEEWGVRRFFFRDAGGNVVNVLAHM, from the coding sequence ATGGACGTTGTGCGCGCGATGCCCCTGCTCACGGTCACCGATCTTGATGCGACGCTGGATGCTTATGTCCAGGTCACCGGCATGGAGGTCGTGATGAACCACGGTTGGATCGCGACGCTTGCTCCGGCCGGCGACAGCTCGGCGCAGCTGAGTCTGATCACCACCGACCCCACCGGACCGGTGAACCCGTCGGCGTCGATCGAGGTGGACGACGTCGACTCGGCCTATAGAGCTGCAGTCGACGCGGACCTCGAGATCGTCTACGAGATCACCAACGAGGAGTGGGGCGTACGCCGATTCTTCTTCCGCGATGCGGGCGGCAATGTGGTGAACGTGCTCGCCCACATGTGA
- a CDS encoding TDT family transporter: protein MTVTVPAPISTETETDTHRRTFEHITPNWFAAVMGTGIVATAAATLPVQFPALHIFAVAVWVCATAALVVIGTAFALHWIGHRDRAVEYARHPVMVQFYGAPPMALLTVGAGAGLLGADVLGPSASTALFAILWITGTPAGLFTSVAVPYRMITTSDHRNVAALPAWLMPVVPPMVSASTGALLLPHLPEGQWRLALLCACYAMFGLSLIIGMITLTLIYGRLVHGGLPPVDAAPTVWITLGLIGQSITAANLLGTDASMVFTGSQASIAVGLHVFGIGYGLIMGGFGVLMFALAAALTVYAARRNMGFSLTWWSFTFPIGTCVTGATALGSALDFGAVHALAVVLYAALLAAWITVATRTVRGVLRGTLLHPN, encoded by the coding sequence ATGACCGTGACAGTCCCCGCCCCGATCTCGACCGAGACCGAGACCGATACGCACCGCCGGACCTTCGAACACATCACCCCCAACTGGTTCGCCGCGGTGATGGGGACCGGCATCGTCGCCACCGCAGCCGCAACGTTGCCGGTGCAGTTCCCGGCTCTGCACATCTTCGCGGTCGCCGTCTGGGTCTGTGCCACTGCGGCGCTGGTCGTCATCGGCACAGCCTTCGCACTGCACTGGATCGGCCATCGCGACCGGGCCGTCGAGTACGCACGACATCCGGTGATGGTGCAGTTCTACGGAGCCCCGCCCATGGCACTGCTGACCGTCGGTGCAGGCGCCGGTCTCCTCGGAGCCGATGTGCTCGGCCCCTCGGCGTCGACCGCACTGTTCGCCATCCTGTGGATCACGGGAACGCCCGCGGGCCTGTTCACCAGCGTCGCCGTTCCGTATCGGATGATCACCACGTCCGATCACCGCAACGTCGCCGCCCTGCCGGCCTGGCTGATGCCTGTCGTCCCGCCGATGGTGTCGGCGTCGACCGGGGCGTTGCTGCTTCCGCACCTGCCCGAGGGTCAGTGGCGGCTGGCTCTGTTGTGCGCCTGCTACGCGATGTTCGGGCTGTCGTTGATCATCGGGATGATCACGCTGACGCTGATCTACGGACGTCTCGTGCACGGCGGTCTACCGCCCGTCGACGCGGCTCCGACGGTGTGGATCACTTTGGGACTGATCGGTCAGTCGATTACTGCGGCAAACCTACTCGGCACCGATGCATCGATGGTGTTCACCGGTTCACAGGCGTCGATCGCCGTCGGATTACACGTGTTCGGCATCGGCTACGGGCTGATCATGGGCGGCTTCGGAGTGCTGATGTTCGCGCTCGCCGCCGCACTCACCGTGTACGCGGCGCGCAGAAACATGGGATTCTCGCTGACGTGGTGGTCGTTCACGTTTCCCATCGGCACCTGTGTCACCGGAGCGACTGCCCTGGGTAGTGCCCTCGATTTCGGCGCCGTCCATGCCCTCGCCGTAGTGCTGTATGCGGCACTGCTCGCGGCCTGGATCACCGTCGCCACCCGCACCGTTCGAGGTGTTCTACGAGGAACTCTGTTGCACCCCAACTGA